In a single window of the Prochlorococcus marinus str. AS9601 genome:
- the radA gene encoding DNA repair protein RadA, whose protein sequence is MSSKLSTFICQNCGSETSQYFGRCLNCNSWNSIVEEIKSKRSKYQEIKNSKQSIPFNEISSKKISRFTSGFREFDRVLGGGIVPGSVVLLGGEPGIGKSTIVLQSAGKISLNEKVLYVTAEESLEQVKIRWERLNQSSIDLKIFAETNLSLIIEEIKRLNPSFAIIDSIQAIHNHEMESSPGSVSQVRACSSELQNLAKDNNIALLIIGHVTKDGALAGPKTLEHLVDTVINFEGDNISSHRLLRSIKNRFGSTFEIGIFEMLEQGLREIKNPSSIFTNKENISGVTTTITNEGTRPLAVDIQALVNKTFYSNPRRTTTGISINRLHQILAVIEKHVGIKLSEFDCYIATGGGFEINDPSSDLGVAISILSSLKNIPPLVNSSFIGELGLSGQVRKSNNLRTKIEEAIRLGIKNIVVPKLEEEINNNFQNLINIKEISNIKEAVDYSLSE, encoded by the coding sequence ATGTCTAGCAAATTATCTACTTTTATTTGTCAGAATTGCGGATCTGAAACTTCACAATATTTTGGTAGATGCTTAAATTGCAACTCATGGAATTCCATTGTTGAAGAAATAAAAAGTAAGAGGTCTAAATATCAAGAAATAAAAAATAGTAAACAATCTATACCATTTAACGAGATTTCATCAAAAAAAATATCAAGATTTACAAGTGGTTTTAGGGAATTTGATCGAGTGCTTGGAGGTGGAATCGTACCTGGATCTGTTGTTTTACTTGGAGGAGAACCAGGCATAGGTAAAAGCACAATAGTTCTTCAATCAGCAGGAAAAATATCTCTCAATGAGAAAGTTTTATATGTAACTGCAGAAGAATCTTTAGAACAAGTAAAAATTAGGTGGGAAAGATTAAATCAAAGTAGTATTGATTTAAAAATTTTTGCAGAAACCAACTTATCCCTAATTATTGAAGAAATCAAACGGTTAAATCCAAGTTTCGCAATTATTGATAGTATTCAAGCCATCCATAATCATGAAATGGAAAGTTCGCCAGGATCGGTCTCTCAAGTAAGAGCATGTTCATCTGAATTGCAAAATCTCGCCAAAGACAATAACATTGCCCTTTTAATCATTGGTCATGTCACCAAAGATGGTGCTTTAGCTGGCCCTAAAACTCTGGAGCACTTAGTTGATACAGTAATAAACTTTGAAGGAGATAATATTTCCTCACATAGATTATTAAGAAGTATAAAAAATCGATTTGGATCAACCTTTGAAATTGGAATTTTTGAAATGCTTGAACAGGGCTTACGAGAGATAAAAAATCCAAGTTCAATTTTTACAAATAAAGAAAATATTTCAGGTGTAACAACTACTATTACAAATGAAGGTACTAGACCATTAGCAGTTGATATACAAGCACTTGTAAATAAAACTTTCTACAGTAACCCAAGACGAACTACAACTGGAATTAGCATAAATAGATTACATCAAATTCTAGCTGTTATTGAAAAACACGTAGGCATAAAATTATCTGAATTTGATTGTTATATAGCTACTGGCGGGGGTTTTGAGATTAATGATCCTTCATCTGACTTAGGTGTAGCAATATCAATTTTATCAAGTTTGAAAAATATTCCTCCTTTAGTAAATAGCTCATTTATTGGGGAATTGGGATTGAGCGGTCAGGTTAGAAAATCTAATAACCTTCGAACAAAGATAGAAGAAGCTATAAGACTAGGTATCAAAAATATCGTAGTACCAAAATTAGAGGAGGAAATAAATAATAATTTTCAAAATCTAATAAATATCAAAGAAATTTCCAATATTAAAGAAGCAGTTGACTATTCTTTATCAGAGTAA